The DNA region TTTTGGAGAAATTAAACCTCCACCTATACCAATTCCGAATAATGAAATAGAATTGCTGAAAGGTTTTTTTGTTGTAGCATTATCAGCTGGTATTTGTGAAGAAGTGATGTTTAGAGGATTAATAATGAAAGGATATGAAAATTTAGGAAAGTGGAAAGCTATTATTTTTTCCGCTGTTTTATTTGGATTTTTTCATTTTAATATCCAGAATTTATTAGGGCCGATTTTTTTAGGTTTATTATTTGGATATATAGTTTATAAAACAGATTCACTTTTTGCATCTATGTTGGCTCATTTTACAAATAATGCTTTCGCTTTATTTTTAGGTTTTATTGTAAATAAATTTAATACAGGTAATAATGCGCCAAACAATGTATCTTTGGATATGTCGTATACTAAAACTTTAATTTATGGGGCAATTTTTCTTGGAGCTATTTCATTAGTTACTGGAACTATAGTTGTTATGCTTCTTAAAAAAATGCCTGGTTCAGATGAATATATAAGTTTTTATAGGAAAGATAATAAGAAAAGTATGTTAACTTTTGTTGAGAGCATACCTTTAATTATAATTTTAATAATATTTATTGTAATTAATGTTTTGAATTTTAAGGTTTAAAGGTTTACTAAAAATGAATACAAAAAAATTTAAGGACCTACTTGGGGGGAGTAGGTCCTTATTTAATAAAAATTTATATAAAAGGGGGAGTGGGAAAGTAGTACTTTTTCCGACAACGACAAGTTTAACATTTTTATATATATAAATCAAGAGAAAATATTAAAGTTCTAATTTTCAAAAAATTCACCCAAATATATTTAGAATATTATTCAAAAATATCCACATAATAGACACTGAGGAGGGGTTACGATGAATAAAAAAACGAAAAAGAAGAAAAAAGTAGAAACTTTAGAGGATAAATTAAAATATGAAATAGCTAAAGAA from Caloranaerobacter ferrireducens includes:
- a CDS encoding type II CAAX endopeptidase family protein, which translates into the protein MNNELNVESKLTILGTNIFYLLVGIILLAIGSLVQSWDIYKGLIITEYIIILLPVLIYLKIKGQSLKEVLRLNKLSLKQILLIPIIVILSYPIGAFLNLIAMIFLSFFGEIKPPPIPIPNNEIELLKGFFVVALSAGICEEVMFRGLIMKGYENLGKWKAIIFSAVLFGFFHFNIQNLLGPIFLGLLFGYIVYKTDSLFASMLAHFTNNAFALFLGFIVNKFNTGNNAPNNVSLDMSYTKTLIYGAIFLGAISLVTGTIVVMLLKKMPGSDEYISFYRKDNKKSMLTFVESIPLIIILIIFIVINVLNFKV